One window of the Dermacentor andersoni chromosome 10, qqDerAnde1_hic_scaffold, whole genome shotgun sequence genome contains the following:
- the LOC126543502 gene encoding histone H2A-like, translating into MSSSRKSNTDGKQTGHVTPRSRSSRASLTFPVGRIHRLMRRCRLAERLSACAPVYLAAVLEYLTAEVLELAGNAARDNHKARITPRFLQLAVRNDEELRQLLAGVTIAEGGVLPYIQRELLPKPSSTKSNKQAGPAAGSQDFLDGEAAR; encoded by the coding sequence ATGTCATCTAGCCGAAAGTCAAATACCGACGGCAAGCAAACCGGACATGTGACACCCAGGTCCCGTTCCTCACGCGCCAGCTTAACATTCCCGGTGGGCCGAATCCACAGGCTTATGCGAAGATGCAGGCTCGCCGAGCGCCTAAGTGCCTGCGCGCCTGTGTACCTGGCGGCCGTGCTCGAATACCTCACCGCCGAAGTCTTGGAACTTGCCGGCAACGCGGCGAGGGACAACCACAAGGCCAGGATCACCCCGCGCTTTCTGCAGCTGGCCGTGCGCAACGACGAAGAACTGAGACAGCTGCTCGCCGGCGTGACCATCGCCGAGGGGGGCGTGCTCCCGTACATTCAACGCGAACTTCTCCCCAAACCTTCTAGCACCAAATCCAACAAGCAAGCCGGACCGGCAGCAGGCAGCCAGGATTTTCTAGATGGAGAAGCAGCTCGGTGA